The Stratiformator vulcanicus genome has a segment encoding these proteins:
- a CDS encoding CTP synthase yields MTKHIFVTGGVVSSLGKGLTSASIGLLLERRGLSVRMQKLDPYINVDPGTMSPYQHGEVYVLDDGSETDLDLGHYERFTNSPLTRESNYTTGQIYKKVIDKERRGEYLGRTVQVVPHVTDEIKSMIFNLAGPDVDVVITELGGTIGDIEGLPFLEAIRQVPLDIGRDNCLFIHLTLVPYLKAAREAKTKPTQHSVGQLRQIGIQPDILIVRCEKPIPREHTDKIALFCNVEKQSVIVEVDKEFSIYEVPLSLAEDNLDQLIVNKLRMNAGRLLIEEWQELINRIRNPEHEITIGVVGKYIDHRDAYKSIYESLDHAGFSHLTRVSIKRVEAEELERDGADAHLHGIDGLLIPGGFGMRGIEGKIQAIQYARERGIPFFGICLGMQCAVIEFARNVLGLAEANSTEFEKDTPDPVICMLEEQRTITEKGGTMRLGAQPCILADDSKSAECYETSEISERHRHRYEFNPAYRERFIDAGLSPVGHHAAGTLVEIVEVPEHPWFVAVQFHPEFKSKPDRPHPLFAGFVQAALNKAGHKTEALV; encoded by the coding sequence ATGACCAAACACATCTTCGTGACCGGCGGCGTCGTTAGTTCGCTCGGAAAGGGGCTGACCAGCGCCTCGATCGGCCTGTTGCTCGAGCGACGCGGGCTCTCCGTCCGGATGCAGAAGCTCGATCCCTACATCAACGTCGATCCCGGCACGATGAGCCCCTACCAGCACGGGGAGGTTTACGTCCTCGACGACGGCTCGGAGACCGACCTCGATTTGGGACACTACGAGCGGTTCACCAACAGCCCCCTGACCCGCGAATCGAACTACACGACCGGGCAGATCTACAAGAAGGTGATCGACAAGGAACGTCGCGGCGAATATCTGGGCCGCACCGTGCAGGTCGTCCCGCATGTGACCGACGAGATCAAATCGATGATCTTCAATCTGGCCGGGCCGGATGTCGATGTGGTCATCACCGAACTGGGCGGCACGATCGGCGACATCGAGGGGCTGCCGTTCCTCGAAGCCATCCGGCAGGTGCCGCTCGACATCGGGCGAGATAACTGTCTGTTCATTCATCTGACTCTCGTGCCGTACTTGAAGGCGGCACGGGAAGCGAAGACCAAACCGACGCAGCACAGCGTCGGGCAGCTCCGCCAGATCGGCATTCAGCCCGACATCCTCATCGTCCGCTGCGAGAAGCCGATCCCGCGGGAGCACACCGACAAGATCGCGCTGTTCTGCAACGTCGAAAAGCAGTCGGTGATCGTCGAGGTCGACAAAGAATTTTCGATCTACGAGGTCCCGCTGAGCCTCGCCGAGGACAACCTCGATCAGCTCATCGTCAACAAGCTGCGGATGAATGCCGGTCGACTGTTGATCGAAGAGTGGCAGGAGTTAATCAATCGAATCCGAAACCCCGAGCACGAAATCACGATCGGCGTCGTGGGCAAATACATCGATCATCGCGATGCTTACAAGTCGATTTACGAGTCACTCGACCACGCCGGCTTTTCGCACCTGACTCGCGTGAGCATCAAACGCGTTGAGGCCGAGGAACTGGAGCGAGACGGCGCCGACGCCCACCTGCACGGCATCGACGGCCTGCTGATTCCGGGCGGCTTCGGAATGCGTGGGATCGAAGGCAAGATCCAAGCGATCCAATATGCACGCGAGCGCGGGATTCCGTTCTTCGGCATTTGCCTCGGGATGCAGTGCGCGGTGATCGAGTTCGCTCGCAACGTGCTCGGCCTCGCCGAAGCGAACAGCACCGAATTCGAAAAAGACACACCCGACCCCGTGATTTGCATGCTCGAAGAGCAGCGGACCATCACCGAAAAGGGCGGCACGATGCGGCTGGGAGCCCAGCCCTGCATTCTGGCGGACGATTCAAAATCTGCCGAGTGCTACGAGACGTCCGAAATCTCCGAGCGACATCGCCATCGCTACGAGTTCAACCCGGCTTATCGCGAGCGATTTATCGACGCCGGGCTTTCTCCCGTCGGACATCATGCGGCGGGAACGCTGGTCGAAATCGTTGAAGTGCCCGAGCATCCTTGGTTTGTTGCCGTGCAGTTCCATCCGGAATTCAAATCAAAGCCGGATCGCCCCCACCCGCTATTCGCCGGCTTCGTCCAAGCCGCCCTGAACAAGGCGGGTCACAAGACCGAAGCGCTGGTATAG
- the kdsB gene encoding 3-deoxy-manno-octulosonate cytidylyltransferase, whose product MAQVIAMIPARLQSSRLPEKLLLSETGKPLLQHTWEAASRAGCFERVIVATDSERIAEAVREFGGEVEMTGEHASGTDRIAEVARRLDLPTDAVVVNVQGDEPELDPSQLDLLVETLRSRPDAQMATLATPIESAEDRDSPSCVKVVMTQDGTALYFSRAMIPFVRDEEPDELLKANSPWKLHIGVYAYRADFLLKLADASPSPLEQLEKLEQLRALELGGRIVVAEVRHPAIGIDTAEDYARFARRVRYQREGEGE is encoded by the coding sequence ATGGCACAGGTTATCGCAATGATCCCCGCCCGACTGCAGTCGTCCCGATTGCCGGAGAAGTTGTTGCTGTCCGAGACCGGCAAGCCGCTGCTGCAGCACACCTGGGAGGCGGCGAGCCGGGCGGGCTGCTTCGAACGGGTGATCGTTGCGACCGACAGCGAACGTATTGCCGAGGCGGTTCGCGAATTCGGCGGCGAGGTCGAGATGACCGGTGAGCACGCCTCCGGAACCGATCGCATTGCCGAAGTCGCTAGGCGGCTCGATTTGCCGACCGACGCCGTCGTGGTCAACGTGCAGGGGGACGAGCCGGAGCTTGATCCGTCGCAGCTCGACCTGCTCGTCGAGACGCTCCGCTCGCGGCCCGATGCCCAGATGGCAACTCTCGCGACTCCGATCGAGTCGGCTGAGGACCGCGATTCGCCATCGTGCGTGAAAGTCGTCATGACGCAAGATGGCACAGCTTTGTACTTCAGCCGGGCAATGATTCCCTTTGTGCGCGACGAAGAACCGGACGAACTGCTGAAAGCAAATTCGCCGTGGAAGCTGCACATCGGCGTGTACGCCTATCGGGCCGATTTTCTGCTGAAATTGGCCGATGCCTCGCCCTCTCCGCTGGAGCAATTGGAGAAGCTGGAACAACTCCGCGCTTTGGAATTGGGCGGGCGCATCGTCGTGGCGGAAGTCCGGCACCCGGCGATTGGCATCGACACCGCGGAAGATTATGCTCGCTTCGCCCGGCGGGTTCGGTATCAGCGAGAGGGCGAGGGGGAGTGA
- a CDS encoding serine/threonine-protein kinase, with protein sequence MAKSRKPRASAEDPQSNTGGETVRGTQGDEVSEQTFDFEKPNLSATFDASAGAEIGPYRLDRKIGEGGMGTVWLATHGHLDKQVALKLLPPHLVADSKRVARFSREMKAAGKVSHPNIVHAYDAGEVDGTHYLAIEYVDGYDLHEKVKKKGPLSVSQACRAIRQAALGLAAAHAEGLVHRDIKPSNLFAARSGSVKVLDLGLARLSEEAAVEASEAGLTVEGQVLGTPDYMSPEQWRDMRQVGPPADLYALGCTLFFLLTGRAPFSGQDYSTIARKMVGHVSETPPDLAEACPDAPPELCDIYNRLMAKTTDDRPDSAKELAEELKPFTSKTRGESNKKKQATISPEKTLGEGGDFSYDGSFEAGQTYGGTQPEVPLFETRRRRSKATPNNRKKKPNPIVLYGSIAGGAMALLVAVGLVVAFSGSGDSSASESETTIAQADAATANAADATPVAPASNESGTTPPSASEGDSGGNATPPSTGSSAEAPSPTQIASIPSRPVPLPPEQGEQNTAAPASAQAPPVGESPYLPGLVATPPNLPDGSRWQLETRKLRGEVICLDWSPDGKLIAVGTEAGNVRLLDPKSLDLVRILPHPGSSITDLEWSPTADRIAATTIRGELLLMEPGGKLLHRIRVAEDRATAVAWSHDGRRLAVGSRQPNILRLYTDTGELLGHTDTDYPLDDCTFLANGNIAAVHTGQTIQIFNDTLETVRQIHVSHKILNLARLADGRLLVGSYQGLSLFNPQTGSVSPLLESDGKTTISCLDMSVASDGRKLAVCGGHGVYVWPHGPDAPVTKKGTVHSNAIDWSPEGNRIVAASRIGRSYHLGVATLAGHVETSEDLGGPAEVKGVSITTDGKRIAVGLARGGPCGLIASPIGEVQSYLKYEDEDAARLIWSPDGKMLAARLGPGTGGYAALFQGTRQLWQSVDKGNDIRWSSDSRSLVIADFTARHAKVVGIDGSSRVIIPMTDHHDDVIDWSSLDEIAILIRNEIRIFRPDGTQIATLPNSSQHHDLKWSRDGKSIATGGSGVVTIRERDGVGSRTLRLDESAPAKTLAWSRSSSRIATATWCGNITVWDTEGTRVATFQHAGDISQEALDWFDDSRLLAGGKDGTLRLYNVDEQSVEWTCVLVPTVDGPARTLTVDTDGKFLASRGVNLGSELVYLVESPDGSLEVLNPSQFRRRASAN encoded by the coding sequence ATGGCCAAGTCTCGTAAGCCGCGGGCTTCTGCCGAGGATCCTCAATCGAATACCGGTGGGGAAACCGTTCGCGGGACGCAGGGGGATGAAGTCTCCGAACAGACCTTCGACTTCGAAAAGCCTAATCTCTCCGCGACGTTCGACGCGTCCGCGGGAGCGGAAATCGGGCCTTACCGCCTAGATCGGAAAATCGGCGAAGGAGGCATGGGGACCGTTTGGCTGGCGACGCACGGTCACCTCGACAAACAGGTCGCACTCAAGCTGCTGCCGCCGCACTTGGTCGCCGACTCGAAGCGCGTCGCCCGGTTCTCGCGCGAGATGAAGGCGGCCGGCAAGGTCAGCCATCCTAATATCGTGCATGCGTATGATGCCGGGGAGGTCGACGGCACTCACTATCTCGCGATCGAATATGTCGACGGGTACGACCTGCATGAGAAGGTCAAGAAAAAGGGGCCGCTGTCGGTCTCGCAGGCCTGCCGGGCGATCCGGCAGGCGGCCCTCGGTCTGGCCGCGGCGCACGCCGAAGGTCTCGTTCACCGCGACATCAAGCCCTCGAACCTGTTCGCCGCCCGCTCAGGCAGCGTGAAGGTCCTCGATCTCGGTCTCGCCCGGCTCAGCGAAGAAGCGGCCGTCGAAGCTTCCGAAGCGGGTCTCACGGTCGAGGGACAGGTGCTCGGCACACCCGACTATATGTCGCCGGAGCAGTGGCGGGACATGCGGCAGGTCGGCCCGCCGGCCGACCTGTACGCCCTCGGCTGCACGTTGTTCTTTCTGCTCACCGGTCGTGCGCCGTTCTCGGGGCAAGATTACTCGACAATTGCCCGCAAAATGGTCGGGCATGTGAGTGAAACGCCTCCCGACCTGGCCGAGGCCTGTCCGGACGCACCGCCCGAACTGTGCGACATCTACAATCGGCTGATGGCCAAGACCACCGACGATCGGCCCGACTCCGCTAAAGAACTGGCCGAAGAGCTGAAACCCTTCACCTCGAAAACGCGGGGCGAGTCGAACAAGAAAAAACAGGCGACGATTTCGCCGGAAAAAACGCTCGGGGAAGGCGGCGACTTCTCATACGACGGCTCATTCGAGGCCGGGCAGACCTACGGAGGAACCCAACCCGAGGTCCCCCTTTTCGAGACAAGACGGCGGCGGTCCAAGGCGACGCCCAATAACCGGAAAAAGAAGCCGAATCCGATCGTTCTCTACGGCAGCATCGCCGGCGGGGCGATGGCACTGCTCGTGGCGGTGGGGCTTGTCGTCGCTTTCAGCGGTTCCGGAGACAGTTCCGCCAGCGAGAGCGAAACGACGATTGCTCAGGCCGATGCCGCCACGGCGAATGCTGCAGACGCCACCCCCGTGGCTCCGGCATCGAACGAGAGCGGCACGACGCCTCCCTCAGCGAGTGAAGGCGACTCAGGCGGCAACGCCACACCGCCATCGACCGGGAGTTCGGCCGAAGCGCCGTCTCCGACACAGATCGCTTCGATCCCCTCCCGGCCTGTTCCGTTGCCACCGGAACAGGGTGAGCAAAACACAGCGGCTCCGGCATCGGCGCAGGCTCCGCCCGTCGGCGAAAGCCCCTATTTGCCGGGGCTGGTGGCGACGCCGCCCAATCTCCCCGACGGCTCCCGCTGGCAACTCGAAACGCGGAAGCTCCGCGGTGAGGTCATATGCCTCGATTGGTCGCCCGATGGCAAACTGATCGCCGTCGGGACCGAGGCCGGTAACGTCCGGCTGCTCGATCCCAAGTCGCTCGACCTCGTTCGCATCCTGCCACACCCCGGCTCGTCGATAACGGATCTGGAATGGAGTCCCACCGCCGACCGCATCGCGGCCACGACGATCCGCGGGGAACTGCTTCTCATGGAACCCGGCGGGAAGTTGCTGCACCGGATTCGTGTTGCCGAAGACCGGGCGACAGCTGTTGCATGGAGTCACGACGGTCGGCGATTAGCGGTAGGGTCGAGGCAGCCGAATATACTTCGACTCTACACTGATACTGGGGAATTATTAGGGCACACGGACACTGATTATCCATTAGATGATTGCACGTTCTTGGCGAACGGCAATATAGCCGCCGTGCACACGGGTCAGACGATCCAAATCTTCAACGATACGCTGGAAACCGTTCGCCAGATTCACGTTTCACATAAGATCCTTAACCTAGCCCGCCTCGCTGACGGTCGATTACTGGTGGGCAGCTATCAGGGGCTGTCGCTCTTCAATCCCCAGACCGGCAGTGTTTCGCCTCTTTTAGAATCGGATGGCAAGACAACAATTAGTTGCCTTGACATGAGCGTGGCCTCCGATGGCAGAAAGTTAGCGGTCTGTGGAGGGCATGGCGTTTATGTTTGGCCGCACGGGCCGGACGCTCCCGTGACCAAAAAGGGTACAGTGCATTCCAATGCAATTGATTGGTCACCCGAAGGGAACCGAATCGTGGCAGCCAGCAGAATTGGCAGGTCTTATCATCTCGGCGTAGCCACGTTGGCGGGTCATGTCGAGACGTCCGAAGATCTCGGTGGACCTGCTGAAGTCAAAGGCGTCTCCATCACAACGGATGGAAAACGCATCGCGGTCGGACTGGCCCGCGGCGGCCCCTGCGGTCTGATCGCCTCACCTATCGGCGAAGTGCAATCGTATCTGAAGTACGAGGACGAGGACGCGGCACGGCTCATTTGGAGCCCCGACGGAAAAATGCTCGCAGCGAGGCTCGGCCCCGGCACGGGCGGGTATGCGGCCCTGTTTCAAGGCACACGCCAGTTGTGGCAGTCAGTTGATAAAGGAAACGATATCCGCTGGAGTTCCGACAGCCGCTCACTCGTCATTGCGGACTTCACGGCAAGGCACGCCAAGGTTGTCGGAATCGACGGTTCATCACGCGTAATTATTCCGATGACCGACCACCATGACGACGTCATCGACTGGTCAAGTCTCGACGAGATCGCCATCTTAATTCGCAATGAAATTCGCATTTTCCGTCCCGACGGGACGCAGATTGCAACGCTCCCCAATTCGAGCCAACACCATGACTTGAAATGGTCTCGGGACGGAAAATCGATCGCCACTGGCGGATCAGGAGTTGTTACTATTCGCGAGCGTGACGGTGTTGGCTCGCGAACGCTTCGTCTCGATGAAAGCGCGCCTGCAAAAACGCTCGCTTGGAGTCGGAGCAGCAGTCGGATTGCTACAGCCACCTGGTGCGGCAACATCACCGTTTGGGACACAGAAGGCACCCGCGTCGCGACATTTCAGCACGCCGGCGACATTTCGCAAGAAGCCCTCGACTGGTTCGACGACAGTCGGCTGCTTGCCGGCGGAAAGGACGGGACGCTGCGGCTCTATAACGTGGACGAACAATCGGTCGAATGGACCTGCGTGCTCGTCCCCACGGTCGACGGCCCCGCCCGCACGTTAACGGTCGACACCGACGGCAAATTTCTCGCCTCCCGCGGCGTCAACCTCGGCAGCGAACTCGTCTACCTCGTCGAGTCCCCCGATGGCAGCCTCGAAGTCTTAAACCCCAGCCAATTCCGCCGCCGGGCGAGTGCGAACTGA